A region from the Lates calcarifer isolate ASB-BC8 linkage group LG2, TLL_Latcal_v3, whole genome shotgun sequence genome encodes:
- the ube2q1 gene encoding LOW QUALITY PROTEIN: ubiquitin-conjugating enzyme E2 Q1 (The sequence of the model RefSeq protein was modified relative to this genomic sequence to represent the inferred CDS: deleted 1 base in 1 codon): MSVSGLKAELKFLESIFDPNHERFRIIDWKPDELSCQFNVTGEKLLIIHCNITESYPSTPPIWFVDSDDPSLAQVLERLEDVRKGSTLLLQQLKKLICDLCRLYNLPQHPDVEMLDQPLPAGPVGQDRKHGTEEVTSEEEEEEEMGEDIEDLDHYEMKEEEPVDGKKSEDDGIEKENLAILEKIRKNQRQDHLNGAVSGSVQASDRLMKELREIYRSQSYKTGIYSVELVNDSLYEWHVKLRTVDPDSPLHSDLQVLKEKEGMDYILLNFSYKDNFPFDPPFVRVVSPVLSGGYVLGGGALCMELLTKQGWSSAYSIESVIMQINATLVKGKARVQFGANKNQYNLARAQQSYKSLVQIHEKNGWYTPPKEDG, from the exons ATGTCGGTGTCGGGGCTGAAGGCCGAACTGAAGTTTTTGGAGTCCATTTTTGATCCAAACCACGAACGTTTCAGGATCATTGACTGGAAGCCTGACGAGCTGAGCTGCCAGTTTAATGTAACTGGGGAAAAGCTGTTAATTATCCACTGTAATATAACG GAATCTTATCCATCTACGCCGCCAATATGGTTTGTGGACTCTGATGACCCGAGCTTGGCGCAAGTTTTGGAGAGGTTGGAAGATGTGAGAAAAGGCAGTACCCTG CTTTTGCAGCAGTTGAAGAAACTCATTTGTGACCTTTGCCGGCTGTACAACCTTCCCCAACATCCCGATGTGGAGATGCTTGACCAGCCCCTGCCTGCAGGCCCTGTGGGACAAGACCGAAAG CATGGGACAGAAGAGGTCACAtctgaagaagaggaggaggaggagatgggagag gACATAGAGGATCTGGACCACtatgaaatgaaagaggaggagcCTGTGGATGGGAAAAAATCAGAGGATGATGGCATCGAGAAGGAGAATCTGGCCATCCTGGAGAAGATCCGAAAGAATCAGAGGCAGGACCACTTGAAT gGAGCTGTGTCTGGTTCAGTT CAAGCTTCTGACCGCCTGATGAAGGAGCTTAGAGAGATCTACAGGTCTCAGAGTTACAAGACAG GCATCTACTCAGTTGAGCTTGTTAACGACAGCCTGTATGAATGGCACGTCAAACTAAGGAC GGTGGATCCAGATAGCCCCTTACACAGTGATTTACAAGTCctaaaggaaaaggaaggaatGGATTACATTTTACTAAACTTCTCATATAAA GATAATTTCCCCTTTGATCCACCCTTTGTCCGGGTAGTTTCGCCTGTGCTTTCTGGAGG TTATGTTCTCGGAGGAGGTGCCCTGTGCATGGAACTTCTCACCAAACAG GGTTGGAGCAGTGCCTATTCCATTGAGTCTGTCATCATGCAGATCAATGCCACTTTAGTCAAAGGAAAAGCCAGAGTGCAGTTTGGAGCCAATAAA